The following coding sequences are from one Brooklawnia cerclae window:
- a CDS encoding LuxR C-terminal-related transcriptional regulator, translated as MSNDAGTVTTPGPWRIVLVDDHGIFRAGVRHELGRYADQVEVVGEGEDVDSSVKAIVATLPDVVLLDVHLPGGGGAEVVKQVHARHPEIKFLALSVSDAAEDVIGVIRAGARGYVTKSIATPELIEAIGRVATNDAVFSPRLAGFVLDAFSGSIDVASIDEDLDRLSQREREVLKLIARGYSYKEIARELFISIKTVETHVSSVLRKLQLSNRYQLTKWATDRKLV; from the coding sequence ATGAGCAACGACGCCGGGACAGTGACCACCCCGGGGCCCTGGCGGATCGTCCTCGTGGACGATCACGGCATCTTCCGCGCCGGCGTCCGCCACGAGCTCGGGCGATACGCCGACCAGGTCGAGGTCGTCGGTGAGGGTGAGGACGTGGACAGCTCCGTGAAGGCCATCGTCGCCACCCTGCCCGATGTGGTGCTGCTGGATGTGCACCTGCCCGGTGGTGGGGGAGCCGAGGTCGTCAAGCAGGTGCATGCGCGTCATCCCGAGATCAAGTTCCTCGCCCTGTCGGTCAGCGACGCCGCCGAGGACGTGATCGGCGTCATCCGCGCCGGTGCACGCGGATATGTCACCAAGTCCATCGCGACCCCGGAACTGATCGAGGCGATCGGACGGGTGGCCACCAACGACGCGGTCTTCTCGCCGCGGCTCGCGGGCTTCGTCCTGGACGCCTTCTCGGGATCGATCGACGTCGCGTCCATCGACGAGGATCTCGACCGTCTCAGCCAGCGTGAGCGTGAAGTGCTCAAGTTGATCGCTCGCGGCTACTCCTACAAGGAGATCGCCCGCGAGCTGTTCATCTCCATCAAGACGGTCGAGACCCACGTGTCCAGCGTCCTGCGCAAGCTGCAGCTGTCGAACCGCTACCAGCTCACCAAGTGGGCGACGGACCGCAAGCTCGTGTGA
- a CDS encoding ATP-binding protein: MPPQPRPPLYRDRDEAWLGGVASGMARHLGWPIWLVRLCFVALTLTSYLSIVIYGALWLLMAAEPTQEEPPGLRAASHDDMRPSQPKQERPASNAGRVTAVVMVGFGVIMLAQTMGLGVTNAFFWPALLAGIGVALFWLQADESDDAEGAAAKNVPEWLAPFIGSHRLAAMLRIVLGMGLLGTGMSMVAASRIGVEQLPIVAWVVALTVAGSVVVAAPWMLRYRRKLDRAREEKLIADTRADMAAHLHDSVLQTLALIQRQADDPKQVASLARRQERELRTWLYADVTGPVTLKAALVQAGGEVEDERGVPVEVVCVGDIDLTDDLRAMVKAAREAMMNAAKHSQADAIDVYAEVEEADGDKHVVQVFVRDRGRGFDLDAIADDRMGVRGSIIGRMERHGGTARVRSAPGEGTEIRLEMKA, from the coding sequence ATGCCTCCACAGCCACGGCCCCCGCTCTACCGGGATCGCGACGAGGCGTGGCTGGGCGGTGTGGCCAGCGGCATGGCGCGTCACCTCGGCTGGCCGATCTGGCTCGTCCGGCTCTGCTTCGTCGCGCTCACGCTGACGAGCTACCTGTCGATCGTGATCTACGGTGCGCTGTGGCTGCTGATGGCGGCCGAGCCCACCCAGGAGGAGCCCCCTGGCCTGCGGGCCGCCAGTCACGACGACATGAGGCCTTCCCAGCCCAAGCAGGAGCGCCCGGCCTCGAACGCCGGTCGCGTCACCGCAGTGGTCATGGTGGGCTTCGGGGTCATCATGCTGGCTCAGACCATGGGCCTGGGAGTGACCAACGCGTTCTTCTGGCCGGCTCTGCTCGCGGGTATCGGCGTCGCCCTGTTCTGGCTTCAGGCCGACGAGTCCGACGACGCCGAAGGGGCAGCGGCGAAGAACGTGCCCGAATGGCTGGCCCCCTTCATCGGCAGTCACCGGCTCGCGGCGATGTTGCGGATCGTGCTCGGCATGGGCCTGCTGGGAACAGGCATGTCGATGGTGGCCGCGTCCCGCATCGGCGTGGAGCAGTTGCCCATCGTCGCCTGGGTGGTCGCGTTGACCGTGGCGGGCAGCGTCGTCGTCGCCGCCCCCTGGATGCTGCGCTACCGCCGCAAGCTCGACCGCGCCCGCGAGGAGAAACTCATCGCCGACACACGTGCCGACATGGCCGCGCATCTGCACGACTCGGTGCTGCAGACTCTCGCGCTCATCCAGCGGCAGGCCGACGACCCCAAGCAGGTCGCGAGTCTCGCACGCCGCCAGGAGCGGGAACTGCGAACGTGGCTGTATGCGGACGTGACCGGCCCCGTCACACTCAAGGCGGCACTCGTCCAGGCCGGGGGAGAGGTGGAGGACGAGCGGGGCGTCCCCGTCGAGGTGGTCTGCGTCGGAGACATCGATCTGACCGATGACCTCCGGGCGATGGTGAAAGCCGCGCGCGAGGCGATGATGAACGCCGCCAAGCACTCGCAGGCCGACGCGATCGACGTCTATGCGGAGGTGGAGGAGGCCGACGGCGACAAGCACGTAGTCCAGGTCTTCGTCCGGGATCGTGGCCGCGGCTTCGACCTCGACGCCATCGCGGATGACAGGATGGGCGTACGCGGGTCGATCATCGGTCGCATGGAGCGCCATGGGGGCACCGCGCGAGTGCGGTCGGCGCCCGGAGAGGGCACCGAGATCCGATTGGAGATGAAGGCATGA
- a CDS encoding GlsB/YeaQ/YmgE family stress response membrane protein, which yields MMFISWIILGFIAGSIAKAVVGGGGGWPITILLGVLGAVVGGWISGALLGVSLRGFWNPVTWVIAILGGFLVTFLYNKLTKRS from the coding sequence ATGATGTTCATCTCATGGATCATTCTGGGTTTCATCGCGGGGTCGATCGCCAAGGCGGTCGTCGGAGGCGGTGGCGGCTGGCCGATCACCATCCTGCTGGGGGTACTCGGTGCCGTCGTCGGTGGCTGGATCTCGGGTGCGCTGCTCGGCGTCTCTCTCCGGGGCTTCTGGAACCCCGTCACCTGGGTCATCGCGATCCTCGGGGGCTTCCTGGTCACCTTCCTCTACAACAAGCTGACCAAGCGCAGCTGA